In one Gossypium hirsutum isolate 1008001.06 chromosome D09, Gossypium_hirsutum_v2.1, whole genome shotgun sequence genomic region, the following are encoded:
- the LOC107890822 gene encoding 40S ribosomal protein S20-2, giving the protein MAYAAMKPTKPGLEEPQEQIHKIRITLSSKNVKNLEKVCADLVRGAKDKRLRVKGPVRMPTKVLHITTRKSPCGEGTNTWDRFELRVHKRVIDLFSSPDVVKQITSITIEPGVEVEVTIADS; this is encoded by the exons ATGGCGTATGCTGCGATGAAGCCTACCAAGCCGGGTTTGGAGGAGCCCCAAGAGCAGATTCACAAGATCCGGATCACTCTCTCCTCTAAGAATGTGAAAAACCTAGAAAAAG TTTGTGCTGATTTGGTTCGCGGGGCAAAGGATAAGAGACTGAGGGTTAAGGGACCAGTAAGAATGCCCACCAAGGTTCTTCACATCACTACCAGGAAGTCTCCCTGTGGTGAAG GAACAAACACATGGGATCGGTTTGAGCTCCGTGTTCACAAGCGAGTTATTGACCTATTCAGCTCCCCTGACGTGGTGAAGCAGATCACATCTATCACCATTGAACCCGGTGTTGAGGTAGAAGTCACCATTGCAGATTCTTAA
- the LOC107890823 gene encoding 40S ribosomal protein S13 isoform X1, translated as MGRMHSRGKGISASALPYKRTPPSWLKISSQDVEENICKFAKKGLTPSQIGVILRDSHGIAQVRSVTGSKILRILKAHGLAPEIPEDLYHLIKKAVAIRKHLERNRKDKDSKFRLILVESRIHRLARYYKKTKKLPPVWKYESTTASTLVA; from the exons ATGGGTCGTATGCACAGTCGCGG tAAGGGTATTTCAGCCTCAGCTCTGCCTTACAAGAGGACCCCGCCAAGCTGGCTCAAGATCTCGTCTCAAGAT GTTGAGGAAAACATTTGCAAGTTTGCAAAGAAGGGCTTGACCCCATCTCAGATTGGTGTCATTCTCCGTGATTCTCATGGTATTGCTCAAGTTAGGAGCGTTACTGGCAGCAAGATCTTGCGTATCCTCAAGGCTCACG GTCTGGCCCCTGAAATTCCGGAGGATTTGTATCACCTTATCAAGAAGGCGGTTGCCATCCGAAAGCATTTGGAGAGAAACAGGAAGGATAAGGATTCCAAGTTCAGGTTGATCCTTGTTGAGAGCCGGATTCACAGGCTTGCTCGCTACTACAAGAAAACAAAGAAGCTTCCCCCTGTCTGGAAATA CGAATCTACAACAGCCAGCACTCTCGTTGCTTAA
- the LOC107890823 gene encoding 40S ribosomal protein S13 isoform X2, giving the protein MGRMHSRGKGISASALPYKRTPPSWLKISSQDVEENICKFAKKGLTPSQIGVILRDSHGIAQVRSVTGSKILRILKAHGLAPEIPEDLYHLIKKAVAIRKHLERNRKDKDSKFRLILVESRIHRLARYYKKTKKLPPVWK; this is encoded by the exons ATGGGTCGTATGCACAGTCGCGG tAAGGGTATTTCAGCCTCAGCTCTGCCTTACAAGAGGACCCCGCCAAGCTGGCTCAAGATCTCGTCTCAAGAT GTTGAGGAAAACATTTGCAAGTTTGCAAAGAAGGGCTTGACCCCATCTCAGATTGGTGTCATTCTCCGTGATTCTCATGGTATTGCTCAAGTTAGGAGCGTTACTGGCAGCAAGATCTTGCGTATCCTCAAGGCTCACG GTCTGGCCCCTGAAATTCCGGAGGATTTGTATCACCTTATCAAGAAGGCGGTTGCCATCCGAAAGCATTTGGAGAGAAACAGGAAGGATAAGGATTCCAAGTTCAGGTTGATCCTTGTTGAGAGCCGGATTCACAGGCTTGCTCGCTACTACAAGAAAACAAAGAAGCTTCCCCCTGTCTGGAAATA G
- the LOC107890824 gene encoding 65-kDa microtubule-associated protein 3 isoform X2, with protein sequence MSTQRIDPLVQVETTCRALLNELQIIWEEVGETDADRDEMLLELERECVEVYRRKVDQANHSKAHIRQTIADSEAELAAICSAMGERPVHIRQSDQNIGSLKEELRKMLSQVEEMKKRKEERRNHFIDVLDQIEMIRNEINGSTESVSSETVVDETDLSLMRLEELHRQLHELLKEKSNRLKQVQDHLNTLNSLCSVMGMDFKLTATEIHPSLGDSEGSRSISNNTLEQLGTEINKLREVKIQRMERLQDLATTMLELWNLMDTPIEEQQKFQNVTCNVAASEHEITEPNTLSDDFINYVEEEVSRLEDLKSSKMKEIILKKRAELKEISTKAHLIPDTQLEDAIEAIDSGVIDAATILEQIELQIAKVKEEAFSRKEILEKVEKWLAACEEESWLEEYNRDENRYNAGRGTHLTLKRAEKARSLVNKLPGRVEALTSKIMAWEEERGTEFLYDGTPVLSMLEDYANLREEKEQERRRLRDQKRLQGQLIAEQEVLYGAKQSPPKPQSAKKGSKQCTGVPSTKKVALGGPMLQAHKLDSVNSPRISQTRSNKKTEFMLQNDAIPASPAFKRGQDIADAPFRKHPSNGINTNEIESPLKTIPTNDPSNNTMTPLKTISSVDEENRKPKAMHSTASVQMQTDITPPPTLQTSLVEETHEEMEQSFEEKRLALMHSDKQIPSMIQV encoded by the exons ATGTCTACTCAGCGAATTGATCCACTTGTTCAAGTGGAAACAACCTGTAGAGCCCTTCTAAATGAACTTCAG ataATCTGGGAAGAAGTTGGGGAGACAGATGCTGACAGAGATGAAATGCTGCTTGAGCTTGAACGAGAGTGTGTGGAGGTATACAGAAGAAAGGTAGATCAGGCAAATCACTCCAAAGCCCATATAAGACAGACAATTGCTGATTCTGAAGCCGAACTGGCTGCCATCTGTTCAGCAATGGGGGAGAGGCCAGTGCATATTAGGCAG TCAGATCAAAACATTGGCAGCTTGAAGGAAGAGCTCAGGAAAATGCTTTCACAAGTGGAGGAGATGAAGAAAAGGAAGGAAGAAAGAAGAAATCATTTCATAGACGTCCTGGACCAAATAGAAATGATCAGAAATGAGATAAATGGATCCACCGAATCAGTTTCCTCGGAAACGGTTGTGGATGAAACTGATTTATCCTTAATGAGGCTTGAAGAATTGCATAGACAGCTGCATGAACTTCTGAAAGAGAAG AGTAATCGTCTGAAGCAGGTTCAGGACCACCTTAACACATTGAACTCACTCTGCTCAGTGATGGGTATGGATTTCAAGCTTACAGCTACCGAGATCCATCCTAGTTTAGGTGACTCTGAAGGATCGAGGAGCATTAGCAATAATACACTCGAGCAGCTGGGAACAGAAATAAATAAGTTGCGGGAAGTTAAGATACAGAGGATGGAAAGG CTACAAGATCTTGCAACTACCATGTTGGAGTTGTGGAATCTGATGGATACACCGATTGAGGAGCAACAGAAGTTTCAGAATGTTACATGCAATGTAGCTGCTTCAGAGCATGAAATTACTGAACCCAACACTCTCTCTGACGATTTTATCAACTAT GTTGAGGAAGAAGTTTCTAGATTGGAAGACTTAAAGTCGAGCAAAATGAAAGAGATCATTCTCAAGAAGAGAGCAGAGCTAAAGGAGATCTCTACAAAGGCGCACTTGATTCCAGACACTCAATTAGAAGATGCAATTGAAGCTATTGACTCAG GAGTGATTGATGCTGCAACTATACTAGAACAAATTGAACTTCAAATTGCCAAGGTTAAAGAGGAAGCTTTTAGCAGAAAAGAAATACTTGAGAAGGTTGAGAAATGGTTGGCAGCATGTGAGGAGGAATCTTGGCTTGAGGAATATAACAGG GATGAAAACCGATATAATGCCGGAAGAGGTACTCATCTTACACTGAAGCGCGCTGAGAAAGCTCGTTCCTTGGTTAATAAACTTCCAG GAAGGGTGGAGGCTTTGACTTCAAAGATTATGGCATGGGAAGAGGAGAGAGGGACTGAATTTTTGTATGATGGT ACTCCTGTTCTTTCAATGCTTGAAGATTATGCTAATTTACGAGAGGAGAAAGAGCAAGAACGACGTAGGTTGCGG GACCAGAAGAGACTTCAGGGACAACTAATAGCGGAGCAAGAGGTACTCTATGGCGCAAAACAAAGCCCACCAAAGCCGCAGAGTGCAAAAAAGGGTTCCAAGCAGTGTACTGGAGTTCCAAGCACTAAAAAAGTCGCCTTGGGAGGACCAATGCTTCAAGCTCATAAACTCGATTCAGTTAATTCCCCGAGGATTTCTCAAACACGTTCTAATAAGAAAACtgagtttatgttacaaaatgacgCCATTCCAGCTTCCCCAGCTT TTAAGAGAGGCCAGGACATTGCCGATGCTCCCTTTCGAAAGCACCCATCAAACGGCATAAACACTAATGAAATAGAATCACCACTG AAAACAATTCCGACCAACGATCCATCCAACAACACCATGACTCCCTTGAAGACGATTTCTTCAGTCGACGAAGAGAATAGGAAGCCAAAGGCAATGCATTCAACAGCGTCAGTTCAAATGCAGACAGACATAACACCACCTCCAACGTTACAAACTTCACTAGTCGAAGAAACTCATGAAGAGATGGAACAGTCATTTGAAGAAAAGAGACTTGCTTTGATGCATTCGGATAAACAAATTCCATCAATGATACAAGTATGA
- the LOC107890824 gene encoding 65-kDa microtubule-associated protein 3 isoform X1, with translation MSTQRIDPLVQVETTCRALLNELQIIWEEVGETDADRDEMLLELERECVEVYRRKVDQANHSKAHIRQTIADSEAELAAICSAMGERPVHIRQSDQNIGSLKEELRKMLSQVEEMKKRKEERRNHFIDVLDQIEMIRNEINGSTESVSSETVVDETDLSLMRLEELHRQLHELLKEKSNRLKQVQDHLNTLNSLCSVMGMDFKLTATEIHPSLGDSEGSRSISNNTLEQLGTEINKLREVKIQRMERLQDLATTMLELWNLMDTPIEEQQKFQNVTCNVAASEHEITEPNTLSDDFINYVEEEVSRLEDLKSSKMKEIILKKRAELKEISTKAHLIPDTQLEDAIEAIDSGVIDAATILEQIELQIAKVKEEAFSRKEILEKVEKWLAACEEESWLEEYNRDENRYNAGRGTHLTLKRAEKARSLVNKLPGRVEALTSKIMAWEEERGTEFLYDGTPVLSMLEDYANLREEKEQERRRLRDQKRLQGQLIAEQEVLYGAKQSPPKPQSAKKGSKQCTGVPSTKKVALGGPMLQAHKLDSVNSPRISQTRSNKKTEFMLQNDAIPASPAFKRGQDIADAPFRKHPSNGINTNEIESPLVRKPFSPISLPVSSKANMTNKLEDNGESKTLQKTIPTNDPSNNTMTPLKTISSVDEENRKPKAMHSTASVQMQTDITPPPTLQTSLVEETHEEMEQSFEEKRLALMHSDKQIPSMIQV, from the exons ATGTCTACTCAGCGAATTGATCCACTTGTTCAAGTGGAAACAACCTGTAGAGCCCTTCTAAATGAACTTCAG ataATCTGGGAAGAAGTTGGGGAGACAGATGCTGACAGAGATGAAATGCTGCTTGAGCTTGAACGAGAGTGTGTGGAGGTATACAGAAGAAAGGTAGATCAGGCAAATCACTCCAAAGCCCATATAAGACAGACAATTGCTGATTCTGAAGCCGAACTGGCTGCCATCTGTTCAGCAATGGGGGAGAGGCCAGTGCATATTAGGCAG TCAGATCAAAACATTGGCAGCTTGAAGGAAGAGCTCAGGAAAATGCTTTCACAAGTGGAGGAGATGAAGAAAAGGAAGGAAGAAAGAAGAAATCATTTCATAGACGTCCTGGACCAAATAGAAATGATCAGAAATGAGATAAATGGATCCACCGAATCAGTTTCCTCGGAAACGGTTGTGGATGAAACTGATTTATCCTTAATGAGGCTTGAAGAATTGCATAGACAGCTGCATGAACTTCTGAAAGAGAAG AGTAATCGTCTGAAGCAGGTTCAGGACCACCTTAACACATTGAACTCACTCTGCTCAGTGATGGGTATGGATTTCAAGCTTACAGCTACCGAGATCCATCCTAGTTTAGGTGACTCTGAAGGATCGAGGAGCATTAGCAATAATACACTCGAGCAGCTGGGAACAGAAATAAATAAGTTGCGGGAAGTTAAGATACAGAGGATGGAAAGG CTACAAGATCTTGCAACTACCATGTTGGAGTTGTGGAATCTGATGGATACACCGATTGAGGAGCAACAGAAGTTTCAGAATGTTACATGCAATGTAGCTGCTTCAGAGCATGAAATTACTGAACCCAACACTCTCTCTGACGATTTTATCAACTAT GTTGAGGAAGAAGTTTCTAGATTGGAAGACTTAAAGTCGAGCAAAATGAAAGAGATCATTCTCAAGAAGAGAGCAGAGCTAAAGGAGATCTCTACAAAGGCGCACTTGATTCCAGACACTCAATTAGAAGATGCAATTGAAGCTATTGACTCAG GAGTGATTGATGCTGCAACTATACTAGAACAAATTGAACTTCAAATTGCCAAGGTTAAAGAGGAAGCTTTTAGCAGAAAAGAAATACTTGAGAAGGTTGAGAAATGGTTGGCAGCATGTGAGGAGGAATCTTGGCTTGAGGAATATAACAGG GATGAAAACCGATATAATGCCGGAAGAGGTACTCATCTTACACTGAAGCGCGCTGAGAAAGCTCGTTCCTTGGTTAATAAACTTCCAG GAAGGGTGGAGGCTTTGACTTCAAAGATTATGGCATGGGAAGAGGAGAGAGGGACTGAATTTTTGTATGATGGT ACTCCTGTTCTTTCAATGCTTGAAGATTATGCTAATTTACGAGAGGAGAAAGAGCAAGAACGACGTAGGTTGCGG GACCAGAAGAGACTTCAGGGACAACTAATAGCGGAGCAAGAGGTACTCTATGGCGCAAAACAAAGCCCACCAAAGCCGCAGAGTGCAAAAAAGGGTTCCAAGCAGTGTACTGGAGTTCCAAGCACTAAAAAAGTCGCCTTGGGAGGACCAATGCTTCAAGCTCATAAACTCGATTCAGTTAATTCCCCGAGGATTTCTCAAACACGTTCTAATAAGAAAACtgagtttatgttacaaaatgacgCCATTCCAGCTTCCCCAGCTT TTAAGAGAGGCCAGGACATTGCCGATGCTCCCTTTCGAAAGCACCCATCAAACGGCATAAACACTAATGAAATAGAATCACCACTGGTTCGTAAGCCATTCTCGCCCATCTCTCTCCCAGTATCATCAAAAGCCAATATGACAAACAAGCTAGAAGATAACGGTGAAAGTAAAACTTTACAGAAAACAATTCCGACCAACGATCCATCCAACAACACCATGACTCCCTTGAAGACGATTTCTTCAGTCGACGAAGAGAATAGGAAGCCAAAGGCAATGCATTCAACAGCGTCAGTTCAAATGCAGACAGACATAACACCACCTCCAACGTTACAAACTTCACTAGTCGAAGAAACTCATGAAGAGATGGAACAGTCATTTGAAGAAAAGAGACTTGCTTTGATGCATTCGGATAAACAAATTCCATCAATGATACAAGTATGA
- the LOC107892478 gene encoding uncharacterized protein: MGLLYLHHIWLGVLANRWAPLNPPLICCLVGCIPITSQICSFPNTPGPVIANTPLQHRFENPYPFLIFVSFFALIDFCFFFHRYCSVLISSAFITNPQHCLHRRPISEGEGGEERTIAFMRRLGRANSKTPLLGHSCEKGTIKHSFPMKYVLKPWKLGRWFYQVVKFSIVQYMIIKILTALLAVILEAFGMYCEGEFNWECGTHRYGWVFEQIWSHLML; this comes from the exons ATGGGACTACTAT ACTTACACCAtatttggttgggtgtattggctaatCGGTGGGCTCCACTTAATCCTCCCTTAATCTGTTGTTTGGTTGGTTGTATTCCCATTACGTCCCAAATCTGTTCCTTCCCTAATACACCCGGTCCCGTAATAGCTAATACCCCCCTCCAACACCGATTTGAGAATCCTTACCCATTTCTTATTTTCGTTTCTTTTTTTGCCCTCATagatttctgcttcttcttccatCGGTATTGCTCTGTCCTCATTTCTTCTGCTTTCATAACAAATCCTCAACATTGTCTTCATCGGAGGCCGATTTCAG AGGGAGAAG GTGGGGAAGAGAGGACAATTGCTTTCATGAGAAGACTGGGACGTGCAAATTCTAAAACTCCACTATTGGGACACAGTTGTGAAAAAGGAACTATTAAGCACTCATTTCCTATGAAATATGTCCTAAAACCATGGAAACTTGGTCGATGGTTTTACCAAGTTGTCAAGTTCAGCATTGTTCAATAT ATGATAATCAAGATATTGACTGCTCTTTTAGCAGTAAttcttgaagcttttggtatGTATTGTGAAGGAGAATTCAACTGGGAATGTGG AACTCATCGCTATGGCTGGGTATTTGAACAAATATGGTCTCATCTCATGCTTTAG
- the LOC107890825 gene encoding protein TPX2 isoform X2: MVDEIGEEEFYSIEESIEGERCFDLDYEFDAPRCFDFNHLETDCEAKEAELWFESAGSYPPSPFVIKLKWRYDMNGDGEFGNDSTDCDEHNGEPCNSYCEGNPTDKTNSRSKASLSRSSTLMKPTASYLAKQNQSRMAISNKYQKRLLKSADRLDKSNSFNEDNATKRQKLEAGYLCKAAHLKHQSLFVHKKPNKVQSLDGSLHAKPKVTIPKEPELQTARRAQRHRNKGKAESDENAKSNVHLFKALPLNKKILQAPSLPLPKKSLPQPPEFQLFHLRTSERARQHASTHAMKVPSYVSTSRNENTGLRSFKSISSLKEEKHEAVNKFKACALNKKAISSKGENGVLQNMNQTTATMKLPDEAPVELFDKLTLSAEVHSGEKPRERIALSEGLKENEPDHESGQGKIAKEWKDAVPV, translated from the exons atggtTGATGAAATCGGTGAGGAGGAGTTTTATTCCATCGAGGAATCGATTGAGGGTGAAAGATGTTTTGATCTTGATTACGAGTTTGATGCACCGCGATGCTTTGATTTCAATCACCTAGAAACTGAttgtgaggctaaagaagccgaACTCTGGTTCGAATCAGCTGGAAGCTATCCGCCTTCGC cTTTTGTAATAAAGTTGAAATGGAGATATGATATGAATGGAGATGGAGAATTTGGCAATGATTCAACAGATTGTGATGAACATAATGGAG AACCATGTAATAGCTATTGCGAAGGTAATCCGACGGATAAAACTAATTCTCGAAGCAAGGCATCTCTATCTCGTAGTTCAACTTTGATGAAACCTACAGCAAGTTACTTGGCAAAGCAAAACCAATCTCGAATGGCTATTTCCAATAAATATCAGAAAAG GTTACTAAAGTCTGCTGACAGGCTTGATAAGAGTAATTCCTTTAACGAAGACAATGCTACCAAACGACAAAAGCTGGAAGCTGGTTACCTGTGCAAG gctGCTCATCTGAAGCATCAATCTCTATTTGTGCACAAGAAACCAAACAAG GTCCAATCCCTTGATGGTAGTTTGCATGCTAAACCTAAAGTCACAATTCCGAAAGAACCAGAACTACAAACAGCAAGAAGGGCTCAGAGACACAG GAATAAGGGTAAGGCAGAGTCAGATGAAAATGCAAAATCAAATGTTCATTTGTTTAAAGCACTCCCCTTAAACAAAAAG ATTCTTCAGGCTCCCTCATTGCCACTTCCCAAGAAAAGCCTGCCTCAACCACCAGAGTTTCAG TTGTTTCATCTGAGGACATCCGAGAGAGCCAGGCAGCATGCATCTACTCAT GCAATGAAAGTACCTAGTTATGTGTCAACTTCAAGAAATGAAAACACAGGCCTCAGAAG CTTCAAGTCCATTAGTTCATTAAAGGAGGAGAAACATGAAGCTGTTAACAAATTTAAAGCTTGTGCTCTTAATAAGAAG GCAATTTCTAGTAAAGGTGAAAATGGTGTCCTCCAGAATATGAACCAAACAACAGCCACAATGAAGCTTCCAGATGAAGCACCAGTAGAACTATTCGATAAG CTCACGCTGTCAGCTGAAGTCCATTCTGGTGAAAAGCCTCGAGAAAGAATAGCTCTTTCTGAG GGATTGAAAGAGAATGAGCCAG ATCATGAAAGTGGCCAAGGAAAAATTGCAAAGGAATGGAAGGATGCAGTACCAGTGTAG
- the LOC107890825 gene encoding protein TPX2 isoform X1, translated as MVDEIGEEEFYSIEESIEGERCFDLDYEFDAPRCFDFNHLETDCEAKEAELWFESAGSYPPSPFVIKLKWRYDMNGDGEFGNDSTDCDEHNGEPCNSYCEGNPTDKTNSRSKASLSRSSTLMKPTASYLAKQNQSRMAISNKYQKRLLKSADRLDKSNSFNEDNATKRQKLEAGYLCKAAHLKHQSLFVHKKPNKVQSLDGSLHAKPKVTIPKEPELQTARRAQRHRNKGKAESDENAKSNVHLFKALPLNKKILQAPSLPLPKKSLPQPPEFQLFHLRTSERARQHASTHAMKVPSYVSTSRNENTGLRSFKSISSLKEEKHEAVNKFKACALNKKAISSKGENGVLQNMNQTTATMKLPDEAPVELFDKLTLSAEVHSGEKPRERIALSEGLKENEPGTLLLQCQIMKVAKEKLQRNGRMQYQCRRERNAVIGQQENISRRLRLDIM; from the exons atggtTGATGAAATCGGTGAGGAGGAGTTTTATTCCATCGAGGAATCGATTGAGGGTGAAAGATGTTTTGATCTTGATTACGAGTTTGATGCACCGCGATGCTTTGATTTCAATCACCTAGAAACTGAttgtgaggctaaagaagccgaACTCTGGTTCGAATCAGCTGGAAGCTATCCGCCTTCGC cTTTTGTAATAAAGTTGAAATGGAGATATGATATGAATGGAGATGGAGAATTTGGCAATGATTCAACAGATTGTGATGAACATAATGGAG AACCATGTAATAGCTATTGCGAAGGTAATCCGACGGATAAAACTAATTCTCGAAGCAAGGCATCTCTATCTCGTAGTTCAACTTTGATGAAACCTACAGCAAGTTACTTGGCAAAGCAAAACCAATCTCGAATGGCTATTTCCAATAAATATCAGAAAAG GTTACTAAAGTCTGCTGACAGGCTTGATAAGAGTAATTCCTTTAACGAAGACAATGCTACCAAACGACAAAAGCTGGAAGCTGGTTACCTGTGCAAG gctGCTCATCTGAAGCATCAATCTCTATTTGTGCACAAGAAACCAAACAAG GTCCAATCCCTTGATGGTAGTTTGCATGCTAAACCTAAAGTCACAATTCCGAAAGAACCAGAACTACAAACAGCAAGAAGGGCTCAGAGACACAG GAATAAGGGTAAGGCAGAGTCAGATGAAAATGCAAAATCAAATGTTCATTTGTTTAAAGCACTCCCCTTAAACAAAAAG ATTCTTCAGGCTCCCTCATTGCCACTTCCCAAGAAAAGCCTGCCTCAACCACCAGAGTTTCAG TTGTTTCATCTGAGGACATCCGAGAGAGCCAGGCAGCATGCATCTACTCAT GCAATGAAAGTACCTAGTTATGTGTCAACTTCAAGAAATGAAAACACAGGCCTCAGAAG CTTCAAGTCCATTAGTTCATTAAAGGAGGAGAAACATGAAGCTGTTAACAAATTTAAAGCTTGTGCTCTTAATAAGAAG GCAATTTCTAGTAAAGGTGAAAATGGTGTCCTCCAGAATATGAACCAAACAACAGCCACAATGAAGCTTCCAGATGAAGCACCAGTAGAACTATTCGATAAG CTCACGCTGTCAGCTGAAGTCCATTCTGGTGAAAAGCCTCGAGAAAGAATAGCTCTTTCTGAG GGATTGAAAGAGAATGAGCCAGGTACTTTACTTCTGCAATGTCAG ATCATGAAAGTGGCCAAGGAAAAATTGCAAAGGAATGGAAGGATGCAGTACCAGTGTAGAAGAGAAAGGAATGCTGTAATTGGGCAACAAGAGAACATTAGCAG GAGATTGAGATTGGACATAATGTAA
- the LOC107890826 gene encoding cysteine and histidine-rich domain-containing protein RAR1 isoform X1, with protein sequence MDFGMLLNLVNRSDFSCCCCCLACWLGSCAWADLCKQGPIFHDGMKEWSCCKKRSHDFSLFLEIPGCKTGKHTTEKPVLNKPVATKTIPTSSPAVTLSTSATSKESCPRCSQGFFCSDHGSQPKVPNPTPAVLAKSSADVKESSPPPKKIVDINQPQTCKNKGCGKVFKEIENHESACSYHPGPAVFHDRVRGWKCCDIYVKEFDEFMTIPPCKKGWHDADPVP encoded by the exons ATGGATTTTGGCATGTTATTAAATCTTGTGAATCGTTCTGATTtttcttgttgttgttgttgtcttGCATGTTGGCTTGGTTCCTGTGCATGGGCGGATTTATGCAAACAGGGT CCTATTTTTCATGATGGAATGAAAGAGTGGAGTTGTTGCAAAAAAAGAAGCCACGACTTCTCTTTATTCCTAGAAATTCCTGG GTGTAAGACAGGTAAGCACACAACCGAGAAGCCAGTGTTGAATAAGCCAGTAGCTACTAAGACGATTCCAACTTCTAGTCCTGCTGTTACTCTTTCCACCAGTGCAACATCAAAAGAATCCTGCCCTAGGTGCTCTCAGGGTTTCTTTTGCTCTGATCATG GTTCACAGCCCAAAGTACCGAACCCTACCCCAGCTGTACTGGCTAAGAGCAGTGCGGATGTTAAGGAGTCTTCTCCTCCACCAAAGAAGATAGTTGACATAAACCAGCCTCAGACTTGCAAAAATAAAGGATGTGGTAAAGTTTTCAAAGAAATAGAGAACCATGAGTCTGCATGTAGTTACCATCCCGGACCTGCTGTTTTCCACGATCGAGTGAGAGGG TGGAAGTGCTGTGACATTTATGTGAAGGAATTTGATGAGTTCATGACCATTCCACCATGCAAGAAGGGATGGCACGATGCCGATCCAGTGCCCTAA
- the LOC107890826 gene encoding cysteine and histidine-rich domain-containing protein RAR1 isoform X2 gives MAEQAVKLRCQRIGCNATFTEDDNPEGSCTFHASGPIFHDGMKEWSCCKKRSHDFSLFLEIPGCKTGKHTTEKPVLNKPVATKTIPTSSPAVTLSTSATSKESCPRCSQGFFCSDHGSQPKVPNPTPAVLAKSSADVKESSPPPKKIVDINQPQTCKNKGCGKVFKEIENHESACSYHPGPAVFHDRVRGWKCCDIYVKEFDEFMTIPPCKKGWHDADPVP, from the exons ATGGCGGAGCAAGCTGTTAAGCTTCGGTGCCAACGAATCGGCTGCAATGCTACCTTCACCGAAGACGATAATCCCGAGGGTTCCTGCACTTTCCACGCTTCC GGT CCTATTTTTCATGATGGAATGAAAGAGTGGAGTTGTTGCAAAAAAAGAAGCCACGACTTCTCTTTATTCCTAGAAATTCCTGG GTGTAAGACAGGTAAGCACACAACCGAGAAGCCAGTGTTGAATAAGCCAGTAGCTACTAAGACGATTCCAACTTCTAGTCCTGCTGTTACTCTTTCCACCAGTGCAACATCAAAAGAATCCTGCCCTAGGTGCTCTCAGGGTTTCTTTTGCTCTGATCATG GTTCACAGCCCAAAGTACCGAACCCTACCCCAGCTGTACTGGCTAAGAGCAGTGCGGATGTTAAGGAGTCTTCTCCTCCACCAAAGAAGATAGTTGACATAAACCAGCCTCAGACTTGCAAAAATAAAGGATGTGGTAAAGTTTTCAAAGAAATAGAGAACCATGAGTCTGCATGTAGTTACCATCCCGGACCTGCTGTTTTCCACGATCGAGTGAGAGGG TGGAAGTGCTGTGACATTTATGTGAAGGAATTTGATGAGTTCATGACCATTCCACCATGCAAGAAGGGATGGCACGATGCCGATCCAGTGCCCTAA